The following are encoded in a window of Palaemon carinicauda isolate YSFRI2023 chromosome 31, ASM3689809v2, whole genome shotgun sequence genomic DNA:
- the LOC137624579 gene encoding coactosin-like protein: MAMTSIDKEGIRSAYTDVRDDKTDCNWAVFKYDGSQVMVAAKGQTFDDFKSQFGDDERAFAYIRLQTGDEMSKRSKFLMVTWVGTGVSPIKKAKMSTDKALVKEILANFSVELTLESSHELDHQAFLTELIKAGGANYGTGVRD, from the exons ATGGCAATGACTTCCATCGACAAAGAAGGTATTAGAAGCGCCTACACTGACGTCAGAGATGACAAGACTGATTGTAACTG GGCGGTTTTCAAATATGACGGGAGTCAGGTGATGGTAGCTGCCAAGGGACAAACCTTCGATGATTTCAAATCACAGTTCGGAGACGATGAGCGTGCCTTTGCCTACATACGTCTTCAG ACAGGAGATGAGATGAGCAAGCGATCGAAGTTCCTCATGGTGACGTGGGTTGGAACTGGCGTCTCTCCTATTAAGAAAGCTAAAATGTCCACGGATAAGGCTCTGGTCAAGGAAATTTTGGCG AATTTCTCCGTGGAACTTACTCTAGAGAGCTCCCATGAACTGGACCACCAGGCTTTCCTGACAGAGCTCATCAAGGCAGGAGGCGCAAACTACGGTACAGGGGTTCGCGACTAG